The window AAGTGTTctctgggaggggaaaaaaatgccagcccttttgattttttttttttagtaattatCACTGGAGTGGTATGACAGTTTCATTAGGCAGTACTGCTGTCTGGCAAAATATATCATGAGCTACAGGAAACATCCAGTAgaactaaagagaaaaaaggaaaatggaagacTGTATAAAAAAACTTTGTTTCAACCTAGAGGAGTTAGTTATATCTGCTTTATACAACACAGAAGAATGTTTTAGTCATTTAGGTCATAAAGTAAAAGCAGTAATAGAGAATGGACACTGTAGATGCTTCTGTAAAAAGAGGACAAATGATCAGGTGAGTAGCAGGAACAACTAaactgacagcagctttctattGGTTTGGTTCAATAGACTACTCAAACTCAAAGCATAAATCCTTGTTAATGCTTTTGATGagaaaatacttccttttcCTCACAGATTTTTCTTAATGCTTGGAGAAAcactttttattctttatagAAGGAGTCTACTTCACTTTGGTATTTCTCGAGCACAGCAAGCCGCTTCAGCTTCATTGTAGGACCTTAAAAGAGGGAGAATCAATTCCAGAAAGAGGAACAAAAATTCATACTCAGTTTTTTGAGCTTTGGTGCATAAGTTTCTTATTGAAGAGCCTGTTGGGAAGAACATGCCCCCCTCTAAAGCACAGATAAATGCTAAAAGTGAGAAGCAAGTGTGATCTGTGAGGTTGCATCCACATAAGCGTGAGGACTTCAAAGGGAGCTGCAGAAAAGGGTGGTAACTTGCTActgttttcataaaaatatgtttttgaaAGCTTTTAAACTATTCCCAGTTTATTCAAAGAGCCTGGTAATGTGCTTTTTTATCAGGCTTTCACTATCTTGCCTcttttgtttgttctcttttaaagagaaacttttgatgccttaagttttagcttttatattttccagaTCAGTACTGCTTTAGTGTATAACTCTCAAACTCCATAGCCTGTCAGCTACTGTTCtcctgttttattaaaaaaaaacaatttctcTCTAGGCCTGAAACCCAAGGTCACCTTATTTTCACAGGCCCCAAAAAATGTAAACTCCAGAGAAGTAGGGCAGGCAAACTGGGGGAATGAGGCTCCactacctgaagctgtaattggacatTAAGCTCTGatatgcaaatggaccaaatTTACATCTGTCCAAAAAAGTGTGACAGTGGTCCTTTTTGGGTGTAGTCTCTGCAAGGCTCctgcactgcccaaggtgcaCCTTGTgaaggcctttcaataaataccttTCTCttttaactctgtctagcctctgttctagcCATTCCAGGCACCACTTTCACTATTATTACTGGAAGTTATTAATACACAATTATTAATGCACAAGGAATTAATCAAAATTGCTTAATTACCTAAAGCAATCTGTAATTTAAGAACTCTACTTGCAAATGAGCACAGATTCATAAATGTGTGGACAGCAAAAACTCCAATTTTTGTATTCTTTACCACACACTGCATaaccatttttcctttccctataCTGAATATTCTTAGATCAGCAGCCTCATAACTTTGTGTACCTCAAGATAAATCAGTAAGTCTTACCTAGTTCTCcaccagaaatggaaaaatctctTGGCAGGATGATCCATTTCTGAATGCAGTGAACCCTGTTGGTAGCAGTGCTGTTGACTCTGTTGATTCCCTCCTGGATGGCTCTGTAGATCGCCTGGTCTCTCGTAGCTACAATCTCAGACACTTTGGTGGCTTTACTACCAATCCTCTGGCAGAAGTCTCTGGCTTGCTCTGTGAGAATGTCAGTAGGATCAGATGTATCTGGGTCCAGCACACTCTAAAATATCAAATGAAGTGAATAATGAAATGCTCATTCTTATAAGGCATTAACAGGTTTGCTGCCCAGGCCCTCCCCCTTGGGAAGAAGGCTCaggataaacacacaaataTTGTATAATTcttaaaaagcagaaacacCTACAGATCATAAAGGGCTTTTCTTTCCACTTGACTaccaaatgcaaatattttcagcttATATGCAGATGTCATGAACAGACTTAAAACATGTGAATTAATTAGTCCATAGAGTCCATCTCTGACCTTGAATTTCTGCCATATTTTCCAAATGATTCCATTGTTACAGGGAAACATTTAGCTCATCATTCAGTGGAATAATTATGGTGTAATGTAAACAGCTTGAGATAGAAGTGCTCTTAGACAATATTTCTCTTGTACCTGAAGATAGGGAGTATCAATCATAGAGGTAAGCAACTTGAAAACACCTAAGTGGCATTCACTAGGTATGTCCACAGAACTGAAgttttaggaaaacaaaactgatgTTTTAGGAAAACAGTGATTTCTCAATTGAAGCTTATACCACAGCAAGgctattaattattttgttccACAGTCATCATTCTTGtgttataaaaataacaaattagAGAGAAATGTTTCTGTTGGAAAGTTTCCAGGTTTGCCCATAACAGAAATATTGGTTTGTTTTGCTCATCTGTAAGCATAAAAGCTATTGTTGTGTTCTGTTACAGAAACTTCTCGATATTCCAGCATTTCTAATattaaaatttgcatttaaatagaaaatagcTCTTATTGTATATGTAGGAGAAACAGCAGTAAATATGTGGATTTTTAGCAGGTCAGGTAACCCTAAGTTTAGACCCAGCAGGATTTGTCTGTAGTTGTTTcatgttttttcctcctgctaaCATCCCCCTATCTAATTTTAgttcttttttataaatgattcaaaattattattcttttgtTAGGTGCAGGTGTATAACTTCACCGAAGGCAGTAATAAAACTGGTTTACCTTTAGGGTCAGGAACATGGACAAAAACTTCTTCTTATCTCCAATGACCATAGCATTACTAACAATTGGGAGTTCTTTTTTAACAGCATCTTCGATGGCAATTGGAGGCACGTTTTCACCTCCAGCTGTAATAATCAAATctaggcaaaaaaaagaaaggctaTTAGTTGAGTTCAAATAAATTCCAAAGATTAGGTTAATGTTTGGCTCAACCTGCTTTTCTTATCCTGACATAAAAAATAAGAGGTGCTTTTGTTTCCAAGATAatattttccaaataccacaaatcCTATTAATTACCTTCAAAACTAAAATGCTACTATTTTTCAAACGTGTGCTCAAGTTCTCAGATCTCCCTCAGTGTATTTGCTCCAGATACTTTTTACATAATCCAGTAACAGTTTATTCTCAAGGGACTGTTACATAACTGGAATTTTTCTGTGAGAGATCATCTCTTCCAAATTAGCATAGGATTCACCCTCTATGCTATTGTTGCTATCTCACCAAAAAGCAACTTCATTGTTAACATCATGATTAAAACCAATTCTTAAATCCACCAAGAGGGGTCAGACAAAAATAAGCTACTACTGGAGGAAGGCTTGATAAAAGCAACATTTGTTCTGAAGTGTAATACATACATTCAGTGAAATTATTACAAACTTGAATATTCTCTAAGTAAATTCcaattctttgcttttgttatATTGGTGACTTCTCATTGTCCTCAAATAATTGTCTTTGCAGCAGTTCAGAACATGCTTCACCAAATAACACAGACACACTTTTCTAGGTCTaacttttcctttcattccaCCCTCTTTTTGCAGTTTTCCTGTCTTTGTCTCAGATCCTCTACCAATCTCTCTGGTCCTTCGTTTTTCATTGTCCTTATTTGGATTTCAATTTAAAACGCCAATGAAACTGGACATATGGTTGTTTTGTCCCAGATTGTCTTCCTATCCTACAATTTAGAGTAACTGCTATTAGTTCAGCAGTCAAGACAGATATAAGAGAAACACAAATATTATGGATTGAGACAAGGGGTTGTTACTGCCGtgctaaaggaaaataaatcagacaagaaaacaaattaaaatcaagACAGCTGCATTTGGTGCAGGCTATTAATAGTAACAACTTCAGTCCTGGTTCCTAGCAGGACATGCTACCTGTGACAAATTCACTCTTCTGTGTTATCTCCCTAGTGATTCATTGTGTGTTCTAAGTTGATATTTACTCAATTCTTCAATCTTCCTCAGTTACATCTTTCCTTATACGTATCACAAAGAAAACCTCCAAGTCAGCAAGTGACCAGACTCAGTCTCCTAAGCCTTCAGCCAGCATCCTGTAATAACACCTAAGGGCattgcttcagctgcagctttccCTTCTGCTCTCGAGCCTCAGCTCTGGTCTCTGCAAACACTTCACCTCAGGCACTAGAGGAACTGACCTCTGACCTACAGCAACAACTTCTGTATAACACAGGGTGCCTCTCCTTCCTGTCTAAACATTCTGATGTGCAATTAAGACACTTTGGCAAGATTCAGAGGGAGACTGGACAGCCTAATGATATCATTCAAATCAAACCAGACATTTTAAAACTGTGTTAGTAGTTTATATTGCTAATTGTAATTAATACTGAGTAAAGGTCTGGGAGATGAAAAGCCTCATTGTAGGAACTGAATCATCTCCACCTACTACAGACTAGAGGGAAACCTTCCCTGAACACAGAGCACACTGTGGTTTTCTCACAGGAAAGTTTATTTTACCTTCCTGTTAGGGCAATGCTGCCAGCATTAGAGGAAAGACACTTCATTAGATGGACCACATCTGAGAGATGACTGAATAGTGCTGAACATTTACCATGAAGAGAGAGCAAGATTTTGCCTATTACCTTTAATTCTTCCAGTGACATAGAGAAAGCCATCCTTGTCTAGCTTTCCTAAATCTCCAGAATGCAGCCACCCCTCCTCATCAAAGGCTTCTTTTGTTCTGTCTTCCATATTTAAGTAACCCATGAAAACAGTCCTTCCCCAGAAACAGATTTCTCCATTGCCTTCTGTATCATTGTCCACCAGTTTCACTCTGCATCCAGGTGCTGGTTTACCACAGCTACCAGAGAAGAgcaagaaaaaccccacaaggaTCATAGAGACATCAAACATAATACTGATAAGCTGTCCAACATGCCAAATCCCTGAAACTGTCAAAGTATCCGTGACTGCAAATATCACTGTGCTGTAACTGTCTGACAGCCATGGAATGCTCCTTCACTAGGGCACATTTGTCAGGGTGTCTGAGCACTTTCTGGAAGTCTGTGTTGgcctgtgcttgctgcttccCCCCACTTCATCTTCAGGCATAAAaccattttttgttttgaggtCTTGCATTCCTCCCTTGGGCCAGGGCTAGGGTATATGTCAGATGGAGTCACTGTGCTTGGCTATAATGCTATAGCTCAGTTTCACTGCTCCTGGCACAGTGTGCCATGGAGTCAATATGTTCAAATTCTCACCTGGAAATTATTCTGACTCCCAAAGCCACAACAGAGTGGCAGTGCACTCAGGGGAAATAAAAGAAGCTGTAGTATCTTTGCTGGCCTTAGTAAATACTCCTTTCATAGATAAAATTAAACAgatcatattaaaaaaatagtaataaaagcaaaattaccTGTGCTGCCTGTAAATGTAAGGCCCAGACAGGCAATGTGGGCCTGTGGTCTCACTCATCCCATAGGCTTCATACAGGGTGATGTTTAGAcccaagaagaaataaagtgtTTCTGTATTGAGAGGAGCAGCACCAGAAAAATGCTTCTGACAGGAAGAAAGCCCAAGTGCACTGCGGATTTTTGCAAGCACTAAGTAGTCTGCTAATCTTGCCCAGAGCTGCTTTAGATCACTGGTGAGTACAAAATACACAAGTCAGTCAGAGCAACCGAAGaagttttcaaaacaaaatcaggCACAGATCTTGTTTGGAGATGTATTTGTTATTTGGTTTTGGGTGTTAACAGAAGTAAGGTGACACATTCATCCTTCTTTCATTTATTACTGAATAAATGAAAGAAGATGAATGTGTCACCTTACTTATATCCTATCCTTCtgtcatttatttattatttttttcatattatttcatttatttctgtctttcatttCTCCTACCTTTGGAGCTTTCCTACCTCCAACTCCTGAGGTATCTGAGTTCAACAAATACATAAAGTATCCATAAAAACATATTGTATACAACACAGCTCTTGTATTCCTGATTTTTATCAGGTAAATGTGTCTCTGAGAAACTACACCACTGAAATCTGAAATTTGAAGATCTATCTGAGAAGCTGAATAATAAGATGAGCAAAGGAATATCATGGAATGatctttatatttaaatatttgctgcGTTGCCAAGCCAAATTCTACCCATTTATACAAAGAGTCTCACTGAGGCTTCATGGTTTATTACAAGCAAATTGCTACTTCCAGGTTGCTGGAAATCTCACTCATATTACTACATACCTGTTTGAGCCATTCAGGTTCCTCTCTAAGTTAAGTGACATAGCCCAGGAcagcattttcttcttcataaatcctgactgagcagaaGCATCCTTTAACTTCTCCATGATTTTCTCCCATACTCGGGGAACTCCCATGTGAGATGTTGGCTGCACATCTTTTAGTGTGTTGATCAAGCTGCCCTGttataataattaaataaattcaaCAAAAGGCACACAGAAGAGATAAAGGGGTTTGGTGCAGTAAAATCTGAATGTTTAGTTCTGTAGAACATCACTAAATATGTAGGACATAAAGAAGGGCTGCTGAGCCCACATCAGCCAGCCATATGCACTAATATGTGTCAGGTTTGACACATCGGGGGAGGTACATACACAAGGAGGAAAAACACACATGGTTTAGTTCCTTCTGCCTCCCTTTTCTCCAAAAACTGCTTATACTTCTTTAGCCTTAAAAGAACCTTATGGATATGAATTATATATTTGAATTAGAATCTAGAGCACTGGATCACAATgaactttatttttccataacTCTTAGAATAATGGACTCTCAATCTTCATCCTCTACAACTTCTCAAATATCATATTCTCTCCTTGTGATGTTTTCTAAGAGAAAGAAGTGCAGTCTTAATTAGATGTAATGCAAGACAAGGTACCTTTAGAGCATCTGGCTCAGCAAAGTAAACTTGCTCTCCCCATTTGATTCCAGTCCACAGGTCATAGATCTGTGCAGCTATATGGCTGAGTGGAAGATAACTGACTATAGACTCCTGCTGGACCTCTGCAGGTTGCAtacctcctgctctgctgcaatGGGCTGATGTCCAAGTTAtctgtttaaataaataataaaacacatTAGGTATGGTGAggattttggtttgggtttttttttttcctttttccctcttaaCACAAGCTAAGGATCCTCTTGCTATGCtaatgaaactgaaaaatctGTGCTCACAGAAAGACTTTGCAATATTGACCACACACCAGACTGTCAgttccctggggacactgccaaaAGCCAGATGACCTTTGCAGCAATACAGAAGAGCAGATAATGTAAGTAAATACAGCATTTGTGGTGCCTGACTGGGCTGTGAGCACTAGCAGCTCCCCATGCCCTAGTGACACACTGAACCAGGCAGCCATGGGCTGGATGGATGAGAAACAAATTGATCTGTCCCTTCCTTTGCAactctccagctctgcaggcttTCTATTAAACCAGCATCTTCCACCAGTGCTGTATCTGCAAGTTAGAAAACGAACAATAAATACACTGTGATCAGTGAGCAAAAAAGGACAATCTAGTATCAGCCACAAGCTCATTGCCTGATACTGATCATCCCCTCCCTAAGCActcaggaggaagaaaagaactgccctctgctcctctgggaTATTCAGTGGCTCCCAAGGGACACATACACACAGCACTCTCATGAGAGGCAGCACCTACATGAATAGTTTTGAAGTTGTGTTGCTTGACTTCTTAGTGAACCTGGATGATGTTTCCCCCTCCTTCTTACCATTTCCCACTGTCTCAGAAGATGCAATTCAAGGATGCTAAATATGCATATCTTCATCATCAGAACACTTATGGAAGACCCATAAATATATGTGATGGTGTGAGAAACAGTGGAGAAGATATAtgtgcacaaaaataaaaaaccaaaacaaacaacaccctccaaaaaaaccccaagtaaAGCAGAAAACCCCAAGCaacaaaaagaaacagctcTTTCTCAGAGGAGTCTGTAATCCAAACTGGGCAGTGCAGGATACAGGAATGAGTGTTCAGGATGGCAGAGTACAGACACAAAATCAAAAATGTATTCCTGTTATCACAGCACATTCCTGTCAGCTCCTTTGTAATAAATGAAAAGGTACAAGAGTAGGCTTGGCCTAAGGAAATAGAGATTCTCAAGAGAGGGTTTTAAAGAGCAGCATGCTGCCAGGCCAGGCCATCCAGGTTTAGGTGGAA of the Poecile atricapillus isolate bPoeAtr1 chromosome 11, bPoeAtr1.hap1, whole genome shotgun sequence genome contains:
- the ACSBG1 gene encoding long-chain-fatty-acid--CoA ligase ACSBG1 is translated as MPYSGETPTKQLQDENARNVSGSCENGTFTDAQTVCRDLLPHLEDTQGEGIEPAESLWTSFADGRVRLRIDNSCPETPITVHQMFKESVEKYGSLNALASKKNGKWEKITFSEYYCLSRKAAKSFLKLGLERFHSVAILGFNSPEWFISAVGAIFAGGIVTGIYTTNSPEACHYIAHDSKTDVMVVENQKQLDKIMQIWNRLPHLKAVVLYKDSIAERHPNLYMMEEFLELGGDVSDSTLDDIINSQKPNQCCVLIYTSGTTGKPKGAMLSHDNITWTSAHCSRAGGMQPAEVQQESIVSYLPLSHIAAQIYDLWTGIKWGEQVYFAEPDALKGSLINTLKDVQPTSHMGVPRVWEKIMEKLKDASAQSGFMKKKMLSWAMSLNLERNLNGSNSDLKQLWARLADYLVLAKIRSALGLSSCQKHFSGAAPLNTETLYFFLGLNITLYEAYGMSETTGPHCLSGPYIYRQHSCGKPAPGCRVKLVDNDTEGNGEICFWGRTVFMGYLNMEDRTKEAFDEEGWLHSGDLGKLDKDGFLYVTGRIKDLIITAGGENVPPIAIEDAVKKELPIVSNAMVIGDKKKFLSMFLTLKSVLDPDTSDPTDILTEQARDFCQRIGSKATKVSEIVATRDQAIYRAIQEGINRVNSTATNRVHCIQKWIILPRDFSISGGELGPTMKLKRLAVLEKYQSEVDSFYKE